From Luteococcus japonicus, one genomic window encodes:
- a CDS encoding HEAT repeat domain-containing protein — translation MSPRQFSPRAQSLADALGAGDSSARLSAAMAAGSPPEASLVKVVIMRCGIEPDFFVRDMLTWALVQLPAELTLPRLKPELESRNPQARSQALHSLSKIAEPSTWPWTTQDMLRDPLGTHPAPWRTRPAPAGRAGAGPDRTGPAPRHPGPGARGRVRRPCGRRPGLGAGAPRPGRDRAAVRGRARG, via the coding sequence ATGAGCCCACGACAGTTCTCCCCGCGAGCCCAGAGCCTTGCCGACGCATTGGGCGCCGGCGACTCGTCCGCCCGGCTATCGGCAGCGATGGCGGCCGGTTCCCCGCCCGAGGCCAGCCTCGTGAAGGTCGTGATCATGCGGTGCGGCATCGAGCCGGACTTCTTCGTGCGCGACATGCTCACCTGGGCGCTGGTCCAGCTGCCCGCCGAGCTGACCCTGCCCCGCCTGAAGCCCGAGCTGGAGTCACGCAATCCGCAGGCACGCAGCCAGGCCCTGCACAGCCTGTCCAAGATCGCCGAACCGAGCACCTGGCCCTGGACCACCCAGGACATGCTGCGTGACCCCCTCGGTACGCACCCTGCACCGTGGCGAACCCGCCCAGCGCCAGCAGGTCGCGCTGGGGCAGGGCCAGACCGCACCGGCCCTGCCCCCCGCCACCCTGGTCCGGGCGCTCGTGGGAGAGTCCGACGCCCATGTGGCCGGCGCCCTGGGTTGGGCGCTGGCGCGCCTCGGCCCGGCCGCGATCGAGCCGCTGTCCGAGGCCGCGCGAGAGGCTGA
- a CDS encoding HelD family protein yields MEREIALEQLHVDRVHAQLEVATASAKQVQAEGQSKFVTDRGNWMREEDGTALFERDAFAFQAAKRLAVLDAEHEGLVFGRLDLREEEHRYIGRIGVRDDDYEPLVIDWRAPAAEPFYRATANNPMDVIRRRVLRCRNDKVIGIEDDLLDDSVHTDLPVIGEGALMAALSRARGHQMKDIVATIQAQQDEAIRAPYQGMTVIAGGPGTGKTVVALHRAAYLLYSNRKRLEKGGVLVVGPSTVFMNYIERVLPSLGEDSVTLKSIGSVASDVLRTAVDRVDGAEAATLKGSLRMLPLLKRLVASPMVEYDEALQVRVSVKGEVLTLKADKLRRMRSELLATHRNNKSREVAEQAVVNSLWSRFPADEHDIDRDQFEELVTSQASFQMAMNAWWPKLSAPRVLARCADAELLGRVAGDLLDERERRVLADSFATTVGGDEDDERSAGWSVADIALLDELVSIIGPSPRSEEREESLFIEGGEAVQELVTTADILRDERDESLDDEPHNTFAHVLVDEAQDITPMQWRMLRRRGPQASWTLVGDPAQSSWPVPAETEQVMKELIGSAPHRTFRLTKNYRSPAEVFDLAAKVITPVFPEADLPEAVRSTGNQPVLAVTDRDGLMDALGEQVATLAEQVDGTIGIIVPPNLMRQVRRNASQQQQIVANLERCVVVTPLESKGLEYDGVLVVSPDDIVEQTPGRERVLYVALTRPTQRLTILDVDGKPGAWRRAL; encoded by the coding sequence CTGGAACGCGAGATCGCCCTTGAGCAGCTCCATGTCGACCGTGTCCATGCCCAGTTGGAGGTGGCCACCGCGTCGGCCAAACAGGTGCAGGCGGAGGGGCAGAGCAAGTTCGTCACCGACCGCGGCAACTGGATGCGCGAGGAGGACGGCACCGCCCTGTTCGAGCGTGACGCCTTCGCCTTCCAGGCCGCCAAGCGGCTGGCAGTCCTCGACGCGGAGCACGAGGGCCTGGTCTTCGGCCGCCTCGACCTGCGCGAGGAGGAGCACCGCTACATCGGCCGGATCGGCGTGCGTGACGACGACTACGAACCGCTGGTGATCGACTGGCGTGCACCGGCCGCGGAGCCCTTTTACCGGGCCACGGCGAACAATCCGATGGACGTGATCCGTCGCCGGGTGCTGCGTTGCCGCAATGACAAGGTGATCGGCATCGAGGACGACCTGCTGGACGACTCGGTGCACACCGACCTGCCCGTGATCGGCGAGGGTGCGCTGATGGCGGCGCTGAGCCGTGCCCGCGGGCACCAGATGAAGGACATCGTCGCGACGATCCAGGCGCAGCAGGACGAGGCGATCCGCGCCCCTTACCAGGGCATGACCGTGATTGCCGGCGGGCCGGGCACCGGCAAGACCGTCGTCGCCCTGCACCGCGCCGCCTATCTGCTGTACTCCAACCGCAAGCGGCTGGAGAAGGGCGGGGTGCTGGTGGTGGGCCCCTCGACGGTCTTCATGAACTACATCGAGCGGGTGCTGCCCAGTCTGGGCGAGGACTCCGTGACGCTGAAGTCGATCGGGTCGGTGGCCAGCGACGTGCTGCGCACCGCCGTCGACCGGGTGGACGGTGCCGAAGCGGCGACCCTGAAGGGCTCCCTGCGGATGCTGCCCTTGCTCAAGCGGCTGGTGGCCTCCCCGATGGTGGAGTACGACGAGGCGCTGCAGGTGAGGGTGAGCGTCAAGGGCGAGGTGCTTACGCTGAAGGCGGACAAGCTGCGCCGGATGCGCTCCGAGCTGCTGGCCACGCACCGCAACAACAAGTCCCGCGAGGTGGCCGAGCAGGCCGTCGTGAACTCCCTGTGGAGCCGCTTCCCCGCCGACGAGCACGACATCGACCGGGACCAGTTCGAGGAGCTGGTGACCAGCCAGGCCTCCTTCCAGATGGCGATGAACGCGTGGTGGCCAAAACTGTCGGCACCGCGGGTGCTGGCGCGCTGCGCGGATGCCGAGCTGCTGGGCCGGGTGGCCGGTGACCTGCTCGACGAGCGCGAGCGCCGGGTGCTCGCCGACAGCTTCGCGACCACCGTCGGCGGCGACGAGGACGACGAGCGCTCCGCTGGGTGGTCCGTCGCCGACATTGCCCTGCTCGACGAGCTGGTGAGCATCATCGGGCCCTCCCCACGCTCCGAGGAGCGGGAGGAATCGCTGTTCATCGAGGGCGGCGAGGCCGTGCAGGAGCTGGTGACCACGGCGGACATCCTGCGCGACGAGCGCGACGAGAGCCTGGACGACGAGCCGCACAACACCTTCGCGCACGTGCTGGTGGACGAGGCGCAGGACATCACGCCGATGCAGTGGCGGATGCTGCGCCGACGGGGTCCGCAGGCGTCGTGGACGCTGGTGGGTGACCCGGCACAGTCGTCGTGGCCGGTGCCGGCCGAGACGGAGCAGGTGATGAAGGAACTGATCGGTTCCGCGCCACACCGCACCTTCCGGCTGACGAAGAACTACCGCTCCCCCGCCGAGGTCTTCGACTTGGCGGCGAAGGTGATCACCCCCGTCTTCCCCGAGGCCGACCTGCCGGAGGCAGTGCGCTCCACCGGAAACCAGCCGGTGCTGGCGGTGACGGACCGCGACGGATTGATGGATGCGCTCGGCGAGCAGGTGGCCACATTGGCCGAGCAGGTGGACGGGACGATCGGCATCATCGTGCCGCCGAACCTGATGCGCCAGGTGCGCCGCAATGCGTCGCAGCAGCAGCAGATCGTCGCGAACCTGGAACGGTGCGTGGTGGTGACACCGCTGGAGAGCAAGGGCCTGGAGTATGACGGCGTCCTGGTGGTCAGCCCCGACGACATCGTCGAGCAGACGCCGGGCCGCGAGCGCGTGCTCTACGTCGCCCTCACCCGCCCGACGCAGCGCCTGACCATCCTGGACGTCGACGGGAAGCCGGGAGCCTGGCGCCGGGCGCTGTGA
- a CDS encoding DUF6504 family protein — protein MRRFDERIEVRLGRVGEQEGPSQFLWRNRLWRVLALQERWIESGAWWDSPRARAVRGDWTAGSPDEGADADLLCEREVWRVEAANGRSFSRGIYELVNKPSDGSWQLRAVMD, from the coding sequence ATGCGCAGGTTCGACGAGCGGATCGAGGTGCGGCTGGGTCGCGTCGGTGAGCAGGAGGGGCCCAGCCAGTTCCTGTGGCGCAACCGGTTGTGGCGGGTGCTGGCGCTGCAGGAGCGCTGGATCGAGTCCGGCGCCTGGTGGGACTCCCCCCGGGCACGGGCCGTGCGCGGGGACTGGACCGCCGGATCCCCGGACGAGGGGGCCGACGCGGACCTGCTGTGCGAGCGGGAGGTCTGGCGGGTGGAGGCCGCCAATGGCCGCTCCTTCAGCCGCGGCATCTACGAACTGGTAAACAAGCCCTCCGACGGCAGCTGGCAGCTGCGCGCCGTCATGGACTGA
- a CDS encoding DNA polymerase III subunit alpha, translating into MDPFVHLRVASGHSLQYGASHPAELVAAAAAQDMDTLALTDRDGLYGAIRFAKACLRTGVAPVIGVDLAVPFDDQRRSAQVTRMRDPRLPRVVATATSRAGWAQLCGLVTDTHLGGDRGRPVASRELLASHASGGDLVVTLGADSQYGLHIASGQPDLARAELRRWLDVVDPAQLVVAVTNHQAGGHGIGSAHQAAGMLAIADEHGLTGVLTNQVRMVERRQAVTLDVLDAARRLVPLDARTVDRRNAEAHLKSGKQMLQLAEHVARLSGRGERGAERLLADTRMLALRCRLDPRGDLGLGEVHLPEFETLGTTTEQAMAELRRRCEAGVADRYGAMTEAVRSRLDDELDVIARLGYVSYFLTVAEVVQLVRDMGIRCAARGSGAGSLVNHLLGISGVDPIRYGLVMERFLSPLRQALPDIDLDVESARRTEIYEKILATFGSNRVACVAMLETYRVRHAVRDVAAALSMPPNEADAIAKAFPHIRARDARKALRDLPELRAAGLAERRLDLFFELVESLDGLPRHVALHPCGVILSDSTLRERTPLETSFSGFPMSQFDKDDVEDIGLLKLDVLGIRMQSSMSHALTELGRTTGSAPDIDALAPFDDPEVYDMIGHAQTLGCFQIESPGQRELVGKFGPSTFNDIIIDISLFRPGPVKSDMVIPFLNARQGWSPPRYLHPDLEPVLAETGGVVVFHEQIIKIISVMTGCSLAQGDEARRALGDPAGQLDVKDWFVPLARGRGYSSRVVERVWHVLESFASFGFCKAHAAAFALPTYQSAWLKRHHPAHFLAGVLTHDPGMYPKRLVLEEARRCGIEVLGADVNLSGATYRVESLTMAEIPEPVEGLPDGRGWGIRISLADVKGISELDVARIVAAQPFTSLSDFWARAQVSAPLAENLVLAGAFDGMYGVGRPSSVLRHGRLTRRDLLLALADLVRQSRVDARTASRARGLRRSGTTPGHAADRMAGVQLALDFTEPVSPAELPVSSAELVEVPTDVAATGLPEMDHDERLAAELEILGLDVSRHVVDGYRDLLDELATVSSTDLLKHRQKADLLVAGVKVATQTPPVRSGRRVVFLTLDDATGPVDCTFFEDAQGPYASTVFSSWLLVVRGELRRTGPRGVSLRATGAWDLTELHQVWRERLETGASRRQALAAVLELVERVPARPSVPEPATSSSPEPAEGPGEGRTRAGGMGQRRVLVHASGFKQSPYADVKPAGVPASQAPRKLWHSSPGSSGR; encoded by the coding sequence ATGGATCCCTTCGTGCACCTGAGGGTGGCCTCCGGCCATTCCCTGCAGTACGGCGCCAGCCACCCCGCAGAACTCGTCGCCGCGGCCGCGGCCCAGGACATGGACACCCTTGCCCTGACCGACCGCGACGGCCTCTACGGCGCCATCCGCTTCGCCAAGGCCTGCCTGCGCACCGGCGTGGCGCCCGTCATCGGCGTGGACCTGGCCGTGCCCTTCGACGACCAGCGTCGCAGCGCCCAGGTGACGAGGATGCGCGACCCGCGGCTGCCCCGGGTCGTCGCCACCGCCACCTCCCGCGCCGGCTGGGCCCAGCTGTGCGGGCTGGTCACCGACACCCATCTGGGTGGGGACAGGGGGCGGCCCGTCGCCAGCCGGGAACTGCTCGCCTCCCATGCCTCAGGTGGGGATCTGGTGGTCACCCTCGGTGCGGACAGCCAGTACGGGCTGCACATTGCCTCCGGTCAGCCGGACCTGGCCCGCGCCGAACTGCGTCGCTGGCTGGATGTGGTGGACCCGGCCCAGCTGGTCGTCGCCGTCACCAACCACCAGGCCGGCGGTCACGGGATCGGCAGCGCCCACCAGGCCGCCGGGATGCTCGCCATCGCCGACGAGCACGGCCTGACCGGTGTGCTCACCAACCAGGTCCGGATGGTCGAACGTCGCCAGGCAGTCACCCTCGACGTGCTGGACGCCGCCCGGCGGCTCGTCCCGCTGGACGCCCGCACTGTGGACCGGCGCAATGCCGAGGCACACCTCAAGAGTGGCAAGCAGATGCTGCAGCTGGCCGAACACGTGGCCAGGCTCTCCGGGCGTGGGGAGCGAGGTGCCGAGCGACTGTTGGCCGACACCCGGATGCTGGCGCTGCGCTGCCGGCTGGACCCCCGAGGCGACCTGGGTCTGGGTGAGGTCCACCTGCCGGAATTCGAGACCCTGGGCACCACCACCGAGCAGGCCATGGCGGAACTGCGCCGCCGCTGTGAGGCCGGTGTCGCCGACCGCTATGGCGCCATGACCGAGGCCGTGCGCTCCCGGCTCGATGACGAACTCGACGTGATCGCCCGGCTGGGCTACGTCTCCTACTTCCTGACCGTCGCAGAGGTGGTGCAGCTGGTGCGCGACATGGGCATCCGCTGCGCCGCCCGCGGTTCGGGGGCCGGCAGCTTGGTCAACCACCTGCTGGGCATCTCCGGGGTGGACCCGATCCGGTACGGGCTGGTGATGGAACGCTTCCTGTCCCCGCTGCGCCAGGCGCTGCCGGACATCGACCTCGACGTCGAGTCCGCCCGTCGCACGGAGATCTACGAGAAGATCCTCGCCACCTTCGGCAGCAACCGGGTGGCCTGCGTCGCGATGCTGGAGACCTACCGGGTGCGCCACGCCGTGCGCGATGTCGCCGCCGCGCTCAGCATGCCGCCCAACGAAGCCGACGCCATCGCCAAGGCCTTCCCACACATCCGTGCCCGCGACGCCCGCAAGGCCCTGCGGGACCTGCCCGAACTGCGCGCCGCCGGCCTGGCCGAACGCCGTCTGGACCTCTTCTTCGAGCTGGTCGAGTCCCTCGACGGACTGCCCCGACACGTCGCCCTGCACCCCTGCGGGGTGATCCTGAGCGACTCGACGCTGCGCGAACGCACTCCACTGGAAACCAGCTTCAGCGGATTCCCGATGAGCCAGTTCGACAAGGACGACGTGGAGGACATCGGCCTGCTCAAGCTCGACGTGCTGGGCATCCGGATGCAGTCGTCGATGTCCCATGCCCTGACCGAGCTGGGGCGCACCACCGGCAGCGCCCCGGACATCGACGCACTGGCCCCCTTCGACGATCCGGAGGTCTACGACATGATCGGCCACGCCCAGACCCTGGGCTGCTTCCAGATCGAGTCACCCGGTCAGCGCGAACTGGTCGGCAAGTTCGGCCCCTCCACCTTCAACGACATCATCATCGACATCTCCCTCTTCCGTCCCGGGCCGGTGAAGTCGGACATGGTGATCCCCTTCCTCAATGCCCGTCAGGGATGGTCACCGCCCCGCTACCTGCATCCTGATCTTGAACCGGTGCTGGCCGAGACCGGCGGGGTGGTGGTCTTCCACGAACAGATCATCAAGATCATCTCCGTGATGACCGGCTGCAGCCTGGCCCAGGGTGACGAGGCCCGACGGGCCCTGGGCGACCCCGCGGGGCAGCTCGACGTGAAGGACTGGTTCGTGCCCCTGGCTCGTGGGCGTGGCTACTCGTCGCGGGTGGTGGAACGGGTCTGGCACGTGCTGGAGTCCTTCGCCAGTTTCGGTTTCTGCAAGGCCCACGCCGCGGCCTTCGCGCTGCCCACCTACCAGTCGGCCTGGCTGAAGCGGCACCATCCGGCCCACTTCCTGGCCGGGGTGCTGACCCATGACCCAGGGATGTACCCCAAGCGCCTGGTGCTGGAGGAGGCCCGTCGCTGCGGCATCGAGGTGCTGGGCGCGGACGTGAACCTCTCGGGTGCCACCTATCGGGTGGAGTCCCTCACGATGGCCGAGATCCCCGAGCCTGTCGAGGGGCTCCCCGACGGGCGGGGATGGGGGATCCGGATCAGCCTGGCGGACGTGAAGGGGATCAGCGAACTGGACGTGGCCCGGATCGTCGCCGCCCAGCCCTTCACCAGCCTCAGCGACTTCTGGGCCCGTGCCCAGGTCAGTGCACCCCTGGCCGAGAACCTGGTGCTGGCGGGCGCCTTCGACGGGATGTACGGCGTCGGCAGGCCCTCGTCGGTGCTGCGTCACGGCCGGTTGACCCGCCGTGACCTGTTGCTGGCCCTGGCTGACCTGGTGCGCCAGTCCCGGGTGGATGCCCGCACCGCCAGCCGCGCCCGTGGCTTGCGGCGCAGCGGCACGACGCCCGGCCATGCCGCCGACCGGATGGCCGGAGTGCAGCTGGCGCTGGACTTCACCGAGCCCGTCTCGCCGGCCGAGCTGCCCGTCTCGTCGGCCGAGCTCGTCGAGGTCCCCACCGACGTCGCGGCCACCGGCCTGCCGGAGATGGACCACGACGAGCGGCTCGCGGCCGAGCTGGAGATCCTTGGCCTGGACGTCAGCCGGCACGTGGTCGACGGCTACCGGGACCTGCTCGACGAGCTGGCCACCGTCAGCTCCACGGACCTGCTGAAGCACCGGCAGAAGGCGGACCTGCTGGTGGCGGGGGTCAAGGTGGCCACCCAGACCCCGCCGGTGCGTTCGGGCCGACGGGTGGTCTTCCTCACCCTCGACGACGCCACCGGACCAGTGGACTGCACCTTCTTCGAGGACGCCCAGGGGCCCTATGCCAGCACCGTCTTCTCCTCCTGGCTGCTGGTGGTGCGCGGCGAGCTGCGTCGCACCGGCCCGCGCGGGGTCTCGCTGCGCGCCACCGGCGCCTGGGACCTGACCGAACTGCACCAGGTCTGGCGGGAGAGGCTGGAGACCGGCGCCTCCCGACGCCAGGCTCTGGCCGCGGTGCTGGAGCTTGTGGAGCGGGTGCCTGCCCGTCCCTCCGTCCCCGAGCCAGCCACCTCCTCGTCCCCCGAGCCTGCCGAAGGGCCTGGGGAGGGGCGGACTCGCGCCGGGGGGATGGGACAGCGCCGAGTGCTGGTGCATGCCAGCGGCTTCAAGCAGTCGCCCTATGCCGACGTGAAACCCGCAGGGGTGCCCGCCAGCCAGGCGCCACGCAAGCTGTGGCACTCCTCACCAGGAAGCTCCGGACGATGA
- a CDS encoding HEAT repeat domain-containing protein: MPRSVLTTALPDSDPGVRRHAAMTLSGQGIAAAIPVLLGLVVDGDHDVEAAESLARLSGSADLVDDVMDAVDAALAAPSTPAPARARLAQALVEIATPRARARLVSSQATRIPRWPCSPWP; encoded by the coding sequence ATGCCACGCTCGGTGCTCACCACCGCCCTGCCCGACAGCGACCCGGGGGTGCGGCGGCATGCGGCCATGACCCTGTCCGGGCAGGGCATCGCTGCCGCCATCCCGGTGCTGTTGGGTCTGGTGGTGGATGGTGACCACGACGTCGAGGCCGCCGAGAGCCTCGCCCGGCTGAGCGGCTCCGCCGACCTCGTCGACGACGTCATGGATGCCGTCGACGCCGCCCTGGCCGCTCCCTCGACTCCGGCGCCGGCACGTGCTCGGCTGGCCCAGGCGCTCGTCGAGATCGCAACCCCTCGTGCCCGCGCACGCCTCGTCAGCTCACAGGCGACCCGGATCCCCAGGTGGCCCTGCTCGCCCTGGCCCTGA
- a CDS encoding DUF3040 domain-containing protein, giving the protein MALSEQEQRLLEQLEASLAADDPTLARALRGDGPAPRLQRRHAGVMLLGLAVGLVGLIGGMQLHPVVSVLGFVVMLISAVSLSEQLRAVGEGKPRAPRAMPRSSRMPGSPLDDEHLDRARERWRQEGGR; this is encoded by the coding sequence ATGGCTCTTTCGGAGCAGGAACAGCGCTTGCTCGAACAGTTGGAGGCCTCTCTGGCCGCCGATGACCCCACCTTGGCCCGAGCACTGCGTGGTGACGGGCCCGCCCCGCGCCTTCAGCGGCGCCATGCGGGAGTGATGCTGCTGGGGCTCGCCGTCGGGCTGGTCGGCCTGATCGGCGGCATGCAGCTGCACCCCGTGGTCAGTGTGCTGGGCTTCGTCGTGATGCTGATCTCCGCGGTCTCCCTGTCCGAACAGCTGCGCGCCGTGGGCGAGGGGAAACCCCGCGCACCGCGCGCCATGCCTCGGTCATCACGCATGCCCGGCAGCCCCTTGGACGACGAGCACCTGGACCGTGCGCGTGAGCGCTGGCGTCAGGAGGGCGGCCGCTGA
- a CDS encoding DUF4126 domain-containing protein: protein MELLPMTFATGWASGLNAWATVLVLGLLGRFANVGEVPLGFQRTDVLAVMAVLATIELLADKIPLVDSTWDAASTVVRPVAGAVIAALIAGNTGSLTTITLAGVGGVSALLSHITKSGLRLAINTSPEPVSNVTASVANDVSLVAVLALAAEHPVPAAVAAGVILLVGLVLFALVFAQIRRGVGVVRRNLARLRSGGAGL, encoded by the coding sequence ATGGAACTTCTCCCCATGACCTTCGCCACCGGGTGGGCCTCCGGCCTCAACGCCTGGGCCACCGTGCTCGTCCTGGGACTGCTCGGCCGTTTCGCGAATGTCGGTGAGGTTCCGCTCGGCTTCCAGCGCACCGATGTGCTCGCCGTGATGGCCGTACTGGCCACCATCGAGCTGCTGGCGGACAAGATCCCCCTGGTGGACTCCACCTGGGATGCCGCCTCCACCGTGGTGCGACCCGTCGCGGGTGCCGTGATCGCCGCACTGATCGCCGGCAACACCGGTTCGCTGACCACCATCACCCTGGCCGGCGTCGGCGGCGTGAGTGCCCTGCTCAGCCACATCACCAAGTCCGGGCTGCGGCTGGCCATCAACACCTCCCCGGAACCGGTCAGCAATGTGACCGCCTCGGTGGCCAATGACGTCTCGCTGGTGGCCGTGTTGGCGCTGGCCGCGGAGCACCCCGTCCCGGCCGCCGTCGCCGCCGGCGTGATCCTGCTGGTGGGGCTGGTGCTGTTCGCGCTGGTCTTCGCCCAGATCCGACGAGGAGTGGGTGTGGTGCGCCGCAACCTGGCCCGGCTGCGCTCCGGCGGGGCGGGCCTGTGA
- the dinB gene encoding DNA polymerase IV — MNRVILHVDMDAFYASVEMARRPELRGRPMYVGGAHRGVVLSANYEARRYGIEGGMSSTRARRLCPQAVAVPPDFDAYQVVSHGVFAIFETVTAQVEAASIDEAFLDITGALRRLGDPVMIGERLRAQVADEQQVPCSVGIGPSKFVAKLASKQAKPDGLVLVRPQEVLDFLHPLPVEAMWGVGPSTAGRLHKLGLLTVADLAHTPRATLQRAFGANQGGQLHDLAWGRDARRVVPEQTERSIGAQETFARDTDDAAMVRTEILRLSGRVASRMRRARMLGRVVCVEVRFADFSTTSRTITLDSLTDVTDEVFDGAWRAFGRLKLQRARIRRVGVRVEGLVEADQAFQQLPLDAPERGMREVELVADEVVNRFGPAAVQRASLTRR; from the coding sequence ATGAACCGGGTGATCCTGCACGTGGACATGGACGCCTTCTACGCATCGGTGGAGATGGCCCGGCGCCCGGAGCTCAGGGGTCGTCCGATGTACGTCGGGGGAGCGCATCGTGGCGTGGTGCTGAGCGCCAACTACGAGGCCCGGCGGTATGGCATCGAGGGCGGGATGAGTTCCACGCGTGCCCGGCGGCTGTGCCCACAGGCGGTGGCGGTGCCTCCGGACTTCGACGCCTACCAGGTGGTCTCGCACGGCGTCTTCGCGATCTTCGAGACCGTCACCGCGCAGGTGGAGGCGGCCAGCATCGACGAGGCCTTCCTGGACATCACCGGCGCGCTTCGCCGGCTGGGGGACCCGGTGATGATCGGGGAGCGGCTGCGCGCCCAGGTGGCCGACGAACAGCAGGTGCCCTGCTCGGTGGGGATCGGGCCCAGCAAGTTCGTCGCCAAGCTGGCCAGCAAGCAGGCCAAGCCCGACGGGCTGGTGCTGGTGCGCCCGCAGGAGGTGCTGGACTTCCTGCACCCGTTGCCGGTGGAGGCGATGTGGGGGGTGGGCCCCTCGACGGCCGGGAGGCTGCACAAGCTGGGCTTGCTGACCGTGGCGGACCTGGCGCACACCCCGCGGGCGACGCTGCAGCGCGCCTTCGGGGCCAACCAGGGCGGCCAGTTGCATGACCTGGCGTGGGGCAGGGATGCCCGACGGGTGGTGCCGGAGCAGACCGAACGCTCCATCGGGGCGCAGGAGACCTTCGCCCGGGACACCGATGACGCGGCCATGGTCCGCACCGAGATCCTGCGGCTGAGCGGCCGCGTGGCCTCCCGGATGCGTCGGGCACGGATGTTGGGCCGGGTGGTGTGCGTGGAGGTGCGTTTCGCGGACTTCTCCACCACCAGCCGCACCATCACGCTGGACAGTCTCACCGATGTCACCGACGAGGTCTTCGACGGCGCCTGGCGGGCCTTCGGCAGGTTGAAGCTGCAGCGGGCCCGGATCCGACGGGTGGGGGTCAGGGTGGAGGGCCTGGTGGAGGCGGACCAGGCCTTCCAGCAGCTGCCACTGGATGCCCCGGAGCGGGGGATGCGGGAGGTGGAACTGGTGGCCGACGAGGTGGTCAACCGCTTCGGACCGGCCGCGGTGCAGCGGGCGTCGCTGACCCGTCGCTGA